A region of Saimiri boliviensis isolate mSaiBol1 chromosome 8, mSaiBol1.pri, whole genome shotgun sequence DNA encodes the following proteins:
- the LOC101031342 gene encoding LOW QUALITY PROTEIN: putative cTAGE family member 3 (The sequence of the model RefSeq protein was modified relative to this genomic sequence to represent the inferred CDS: inserted 1 base in 1 codon; deleted 1 base in 1 codon), which produces MTFKIFQMNGEQLKIAIKDALNENXQLQESQKQLLQDAEVWKEQVSEFNKQKITFEDSAVHTEQVLDDEDDHIKTLNERLLEMKAWAAMRGEDRAGDNNLKLETNSQSENGAYLDEPPKGALKKLIHAAKLHAFLQTLIGERNQFIFSYVKLIKQRKSLESILKIFRLNKHLCSPKKTVHAMPGRAMRRSMRVSQETEGERGKWGKILYFTFQVMQRPCLSSNHKEGILIITEKYYMHPGSNFYTHKDACEESVIIPSLKLHSQTAGHATHTMKWIQEAWGEPAP; this is translated from the exons ATGACTTTCAAGATATTTCAAATGAATGGAGAACAACTGAAAATAGCAATAAAAGATGCTTTGAATGAAA TTCAACTTCAGGAAAGCCAGAAACAGCTTTTGCAAGACGCTGAAGTATGGAAAGAACAAGTGAGTgaatttaataaacagaaaataacatttgaagaCTCCGCAGTACACACAGAACAAGTTCTAGATGATGAAGATGATCACATCAAGACTCTGAACGAACGCTTGCTGGAGATGAAAGCTTGGGCTGCTATGCGTGGAGAGGACAGAGCAGGTGATAATAATTTGAAACTGGAAACGAACAGTCAATCAGAAAATGGTGCTTACTTAGATGAACCTCCAAAAGGAGCTTTGAAGAAACTGATTCATGCTGCTAAGTTACATGCTTTTTTACAAACTTTAATAGGAGAAAGGAACCAA TTTATATTCAGTTATGTGAAGCtgataaaacaaagaaagagctTAGAAAGCATACTAAAAATCTTCAGATTGAACAAGCATCTTTGCA GTCCCAAGAAGACGGTGCATGCCATGCCAGGAAGGGCCATGAGGAGGAGCATGAGGGTCAGTCAGGAGACAGAGGGTGAGAGGGGCAAATGGGGCAAGATCCTTTACTTTACTTTCCAGGTGATGCAG AGGCCATGTCTGTCCTCAAACCATAAAGAAGGCATCCTGATCATCACCGAGAAGTACTACATGCACCCAGGTAGCAACTTCTACACACACAAGGATGCATGCGAGGAGAGCGTCATCATTCCCAGCTTGAAGCTCCACAGCCAGACAGCAGGCCACGCTACACACACGATGAAGTGGATTCAGGAGGCCTGGGGAGAGCCAGCTCCATGA